The region TAGCCTCCTGTTTAGTGAGATGGCCACGCTGAGTGTAAAGCCAGGACAGCGGTTCACCTTGCCGGACTGGCACACCAACTCCCATCTTATCTCGGCTGATGCTGAACGCCAGCGTTCTGCTTCCCACCAGGTCCGGCAGGAAGCCCAAGCTCTCCGCAATGAAACCAACAACCAGGTGGGCCTTCTGGCAGCTTGGCTGCCGCTGGGTTTGTTAGAGGAGTACAGGAGAGTGTCCAGACCTGGGTGTATGGATGAGGGAATAGGAGAAGGCTTTAGCTCTACAGAACCTGCTAACTGTGTATATTTAATTCCTGTAAACCCAGGTGCAATCATGCACATGTGCTGTCATGAAATCCCTGGGTGTGATTCTCGCATCCTTTGcaacttgtatttttttctgtgctctctGTTTGTGTAGATGGATATTAGACCAAATGGCAACATGTTGTACTCCTGCGAGGGGTCAGTCAATCGTGAAAACAAGGAAAGGCTTCAGCAAGATTCAcaactgcaatttaaaaaagagtAATGGTGTTTCTCCTCTCATTCCAGACAAAATGGGATGAGCATGACAACTGCACCCGCCTGGCTGAACGTATCAGCAGCGTGAACAGATGGAAGGAGACCCTGGACAAATGCCTTGCAGACATAGACGTGGAAATCGATGCCTTAGCCAAAGTATGTTGGGAAGACAGATGGCTGGAAATCAACTTACACTCTCAGTATGGGCCGTTAAATAATTGAGGCTTGTCTTCTGCAATGGGCAAGTGCATATGGAGTTTGAGGGGGGCTGATCACAGATACGTTGAGATCAATACCTGATGAAAAGACTTCCTGGAAAGCAAGCCGCTGTGCTCTTGGCTGAGCCAAGCCGTTTTACAGAGCTGTGCGTTGCTTGCTCATGTTTGGGGTTTGGGCTGTGGTTTTTgctgagttttttgtttgtttttgtttttttttaaagctctgaaGGTTAACGGGAAATATATTGACACCATtattcaaaaatgttttattttaagtagaGAATAGCAGTGGGACACCTCTCTGATTCTTTTAGCTCTAAACCCAGAGGCTGCTGTTCCTGGAGTCATTAGCCCCCAGCAAGGTGTGATTTCCCAATGCAAATAGCAGATGTAGAGAACTAATGTGTTTGCCTCTAGCAATTTTCATTCTAGACTTGCTAAAAGGTTTTGGAACTGCAAAGACAGGCAGTGCGAGGCCCTCCTAACAAGGGTATTGGTGGgttccccttcctttcttcctcacaTCCCTGAAGGAGACCCTCCCACACACCCAGCTGGCTTCTTCCTCCAGGTGAAGGAAGCAGCAGAACGTGCCCTCCAGGCAAAGAACTTGCCTTTGGACGTTTCCATCGAGTGCCTGACGCTCCGTGAGAGCCGCCGCGCCGTCGATGTGGTGAGGGACCCTGTGGAGGAGGAACTGCACAAGGAGGTGAAAGTGATAGACAAAGCTAAGAGAGAACTGCAGCAGAGAGTGAGTGAAGCCTTCGAACATCTCTGGTGAGGCGAATGAGACAGCTTTTGACCGTACTCTGCCCTCCTTGCTAGGCTCCGGCAGTTTGATGTGCCTCTAACGCCATGCTGAGGTGGGCAAGCAGGCCAGGCCATAGTTAccatggggcagaggagcctcTCATGATTATTGTCGAGGTCTGTGGAGTTTGGGGGTTTGTAGGGGAGAGCATGTCAAGGGAGACTTTCATAAGCATCCTTGGAAATTTTGGCCCAGACAGATATCTTGTGCCACCTGCCTTGGTTCATGAACCAGTGACCTGGAAGTGTTAAAGCTCCCAGGCCCTAATCCCTCATGTGtggctgccctgctgcaggagggcgGGCAGCTCCGTGCACCAGCGTACCACCAGAACAGAGCTCGGGGCAGCTGGGCAGGCAATAAAGCAGGTGTGCTGCGTTACCAAGGTGGGCCTGGTCcactgggagggcaggagctcatcacttattttaaaaagatgaccGAGGTGGTGATGAAAACATCGGAAATCGTGAGCTGCTTCACCCCTCTGCGTGCTCCCTGCTTACTGCCAccctgctttctgcagcctcTTACAGGAAGCTCgccagcagctgagctgtgacCACCGGTGCAAGGTGGAAGCGTTGGAAATAGATCGCGTGTGCTTATCGCTCAGCGTGAACTCTCCCAACATCTCCTTCAAGGTCAACCCAACACGGGTCCCAGACGGGTAAGGAGAGAGCCTGCTCTTGTGCGGCCAGCTCTATGCTGGTGCTTGAAAGAACCCTGGGGTGCTTCTTCCTTCCATGCTGTATCCTGGATTGATGGGTGCAGTTACAGAGAAGAGCTCAGAACAGGAGCTGGCTGCTGGGATTTGTTGTGGCTCTTGAATTGTGAAGCCACAGACTTTTGGGAGTTACCTAAATTGTCACCGCAGAACCCTGGAAGCTAGctgccctgccttcctggcGCTTGGCTATAGGTGACAGAAAGTAGCGTGGTACCAGTCTTTGGCACGGCTTGTGGGGGAGGTGCTGCACGTTTTCACTTGCCTGGCATTTCATAGTGTGGTTTGGGGGTGTCCTGGTTTGAGCGGATCTTGGACTCGGTGCAGTAGCCATGGGACAGCAATCTCCAGCTGGTGCAGTGAGATCAAGCAGGATGCGACCTCCAGAATTCCTGGATCATTTTGCACAAAGCCTTCTTGGCCTGTGGCAGGCGGTGCCTTTTGAACTGTCTTGCAAACACTCAACTTATTTTCATAACTGGTGATTTATTCACAGATCAACTGCGCTTGATGAGTGGGAACAGAACAGCCAATGTAACAAGGAGCATGCTGAGGCAGAAATGAAAGCCTCAACTGAGCTGCGAGAAGCAACAGGCCTTGCCATTGCACAGGTACATCAGTCCCTGGGCTGCGAATCGGTGGTCAGAAGTTCTGGATCCAGTGTTGGAGAACGGGCTCGTGCATGCTGTGGTGAGGGGAGGGGAGTCTTTGAAAAGGCAGTGTTGGCCCATGGGCCTCTCGGAGAGCAGCTGCACTCCAGGTTTAAAAGGGGAGCTTGGTTCCGCTGCGGAGCTTGCAGCAGTCTCAGCAACCTGGAAGACGCGTACCTGTCCATTGTTCCCTGCCTTCTGGCTACAGGGGGCTGCGTGACCTGCGCATGCACAGCAGCCGCCACAGCCCAGCTGGTTTTGCACGTAGGCTTGTCCCAGCCTCACAGGAGGTCATCTCATGAGGGTCGTATTGGCCGCTGCTGGGCAGAGAACCCTCAGTGTGTGTGACTGCAGCCTGTTCTCTCTTCAGATAAACAACGAGCTGGAGGCTCAGCGCGTAGCTACAGAGTTTGCCTTGCGCAAGAGGATTAGAGACCTGGAAAGAGCCTATGACGAGCTGAAATGGCAAGAGCAGAATGTAAATGTTGCTTCTTTGGTTATCGAACATGGCCTTGGGTGGGAACCGAATCCAAAGGGTTGTTTGTTAAGTGGAAAGCGCCTTGGCCTGGGCATGGT is a window of Phalacrocorax aristotelis chromosome 20, bGulAri2.1, whole genome shotgun sequence DNA encoding:
- the TEKT2 gene encoding tektin-2 isoform X1, with amino-acid sequence MATLSVKPGQRFTLPDWHTNSHLISADAERQRSASHQVRQEAQALRNETNNQTKWDEHDNCTRLAERISSVNRWKETLDKCLADIDVEIDALAKVKEAAERALQAKNLPLDVSIECLTLRESRRAVDVVRDPVEEELHKEVKVIDKAKRELQQRVSEAFEHLCLLQEARQQLSCDHRCKVEALEIDRVCLSLSVNSPNISFKVNPTRVPDGSTALDEWEQNSQCNKEHAEAEMKASTELREATGLAIAQINNELEAQRVATEFALRKRIRDLERAYDELKWQEQNTLEEIAEMEEEIRRLEEDLRRKTQDVKVAHTRLETRAYRPSVELCRDQVQYGLTDEVHQLEGTIRALKQKLAESQDALDALYRQLHRIRTDTGHKANSLVLDNKCMESRRKLVVPAEKFVSRIDTFNRTTNRALSPLKNGQLE
- the TEKT2 gene encoding tektin-2 isoform X2 — translated: MNKHKNLLLPFSLLFSEMATLSVKPGQRFTLPDWHTNSHLISADAERQRSASHQVRQEAQALRNETNNQTKWDEHDNCTRLAERISSVNRWKETLDKCLADIDVEIDALAKVKEAAERALQAKNLPLDVSIECLTLRESRRAVDVVRDPVEEELHKEVKVIDKAKRELQQRVSEAFEHLCLLQEARQQLSCDHRCKVEALEIDRVCLSLSVNSPNISFKVNPTRVPDGSTALDEWEQNSQCNKEHAEAEMKASTELREATGLAIAQINNELEAQRVATEFALRKRIRDLERAYDELKWQEQNTLEEIAEMEEEIRRLEEDLRRKTQDVKVAHTRLETRAYRPSVELCRDQVQYGLTDEVHQLEGTIRALKQKLAESQDALDALYRQLHRIRTDTGHKANSLVLDNKCMESRRKLVVPAEKFVSRIDTFNRTTNRALSPLKNGQLE